CTTCCAGCTTGAACTAGTAATCTGAGGTGATCATGTCTTTGAATTCCTGAGACACTCCAGCTACGTAGATAGAACTCTTGTCCAGATTTGCCATGAGCCCAGACACCTTCGAGAAATGTTTAAACTTATCAAGCAATAATTGAATGGAAACCTTTTCAGCTCTGCAACACATTATCAGATCATCTGCAAAGCAGATGTGTGTGAGGTTCAGCTTTGCACATCTTGGATGGAAGTTGAAGTCAGGGATGTCCTTAAGAGTTTTCAGAGTTCTATTCAGATACTCCATTACTAGTACAAACAGGTAAGGGTTCATTGGGTCCCCTTGTCGCAGTCTCTTCCTTGCTTGAAATCTACTAGTAAGTCCACCATTGATCAGCAGAGAGTAGCTCACAGTAGTCACACATTTCATTATCCACTGGACCATTTTGCTAGGTATCCCATATTCCAGTAGGACCATACGTAGGAATGGCCATTCAACTGAATCATATGCATTTCTTATGTCCACTTTTATGATGCACCTAGGCGAGACTCCTTTTTTATTATATCCCTTTACCAGCTCATGAGCAAAAATCACATTATCTAATATGTTTCTCCCTTCTATGAATGCTGACTGTGCTAGTCCTACTATGAAGTCCATCACTATCTTTAATCTTGTTGTAAGGATCTTGAAAATGAGTTTGTATAGGGTGGTACAATATGCTATTGGTAGAAATTCTTTTACAAAAGAGGGACTTGAAACCTTTGGCACTAATGTAACAGTAGTACTATTAACATTCTTCAGAAGTTTCCCTGTTTCAAAGAATTCCTTCACAGCCTGTATAGTTTCTTTTCTAACAATGCCCCAATATGTCTTGAAGAACTCAGCTGGAAAACCATCTATGCCACGAGATTTGTCATTTGGCATATCTTTAAGTCCCTGTTTGATTTCTTCCTCTGATACAGCCTTAATGAGTACATATTGTTGTTCTCTATTCAAACATGGTTCATTTCTGGCTATTGTAACATCAAGGCAAGGTAGTTCAGTAGCATTTGTCCCTAGCAAGTTTTTGAAGAATGTTATGAACTCTTGTTCTACCAAGGAAGGTCAGTCAGTTTTTGACCATGTTCATTACATGTGGTAGACACTCTATTTCTAGTTTGTCTTGCTTTCAACTGTGCATAGAAATACTTTGTGTTGGAATCCCCTGCTGATATTCAGATTGCCCTTGATTTCTGTCTATACACCTTCTCTTGGATGCCTTCCCATTTCACTATTTGTATTAATATCTCCTTCTCCTCCAATATCAACTGATTGTTGAATAGGTCAGTATCTATCTCACTTTGTATCCTCTGCAGCTTCCCCTTGAGAGTGTCTATCCTTTTTTCCACTGAGTTGAAAGTTTTGTTCATCCCTTTTGCTTTGCTTCCTAGATATTGCAGTTTTTTCCAAAATGAGTACATAGTATATCTAGGGATAGATTGATTCCACACCTCTTAGACCATTTGGTTGAATTCTTCATCCTGTAGGAGCACATTCAATAGTCTAAAAGGTTTTGGCAACCAATTCCTAATAACCGCAGTACACAATATTATGGGAGAATGATCACATACCTCATAGTTTTCATACACTGCCTCTATACTGCTATATTTCATAAACCAGTAAGAGTTTCCCAAGGCCCAATCTATATTACTGTAAATTATGTCTGCATCCTCCCTTTTGTTGCACCATGACCATTGACAGCCTTTTCTATTCAACTGTCCCAACCCATTGTCAGCAATACATTTTTGGAAATCTTCCACCTCAGTCTGACTAATAGGATTGCCATTGATTCTATCAGAAACAGAGATCATGGTGTTAAAATCTCCTAAAACAAGCCAAACCTCCACCATATTACTGTGGATTTGTCTTAGTTGTGTCCATATTTCCTGTCTCTTCTCTATTGTGTTGTACCCATACACAAATGTTAAGCAGCAGGTAACATCTGAGTGTTTATCCCTGACTTCACAGTGCACCAACTGAGCCCCTGCAAGTATTACTTTGACTTTTACATGCTGAGTCTTCCACAATATCCATATTTTTCCATTTGGAGCATGTGTGTAGTTTGCAAACACTTCCCAATCATTTCCAATTTTTATTCTAACTTTTTTTGCATTCCAGGTTTTTACTTTTGTCTCAAGGCACCCTAGtactgttattttatttttaaatagaaAGGCCTTGAGTTCTTTCTGCTTGTAGGGCTTGTTAATCCCTCTAATGTTCCATGAGCTAATGATCATGGAGGTTGAGCAAGGGGTACTCTTTCCTCTTTAGATGCCTGACTTGCATCTTCCTTTTCCTGAATTCTCAGTGCACTCAATCTGTTTTGGTGTAGCATAGCTTCAATATTTGCAATAGATAAACCATCCCTTAGTGATGTTTTCACCTTGGGGCTTTGCACTTGTTTCCCTTTTGTTTTGTCCTTCTGGAAATCAGCATTTTCAGTTTGCACATTCCCTTCAGCTCTTCTTGCCTTATCCCTTCTGTTGCAATCACTTTGTTAGTACTAGGTTCAACTCTTGCTTCTTGCTTCTTGCCCTTGAGTTTCTTTGGCTGCATTTGGCTTTACTACCCACTTATTGACTTGTTTTCTTCCTCTCTTGTGTTGTTCTCCTTGTTGCTTCTTAGTCCCTGCCTGACCTTTAGAAGCAGGGCCAGTTTTATGTGTCTTTTCTTCTTGTGCATTGCAGTCACCTGTACGATACTCTATTCTTCTTGTGCATTGCAGTCACATGTATGATGCTCTATTTGAAGGCAGTCTTGACAGAAAGATGGTTGCCAATCGTAGCTCAATAACTGCTCCTTATGTTTACCATCAACTGTTTCAATCAGCACTATGTCAGGCAATTGTTGAGACACATCTATTTCGATTAACATGCGTGGATAAGATATCCTTGCTTCTTGGGCTGTTAGTTTATCTGTGCAAATTGGTTTCCCTATAGAGCTTGCTATTCTTCCCAGATTTTCCACCGTCCAGTATTGTATAGGCAACCCAGGGAAATTCACCCAAACCGGGATATTGGTCATAGCTTAATTGCTCATTTGGAAATCTGACTCTCATTGCTTCAATATCACTGGCATGTTGTTGAATGTGTATGGGCCATTTCGAAGTACTAGATCTCTATCTTTATTAGAACTGAATTTAAAGATAAAGTAACCTTCGTCGTGAAGTAATACCTCTGGTGTCGAAACAAAGTGCCACACACCATACACAAACTTCAGTATCTCTTTAAATAGGGGGGATCCACCTATTACATATCCAATTAGGCTTGTCCTCCATTTCCTATTTTGCTCCTCAACCTCTGTGTAGTTCAGTCTAACTATTTTTATTCCGTCATTAATTATAGGAGGATAATAGTTCAATTTCGATCCTTGTTGTTGTGACCTATTGCCTTTGAAGGCGTCAGCTAGGGTTTTGTGGAGCCCCTAATCCTGCCGAGAATGTTAATTTTCTCGTCGTTGTAGCCGTATCTATCTCATTTTGTACTGGATTTGTAGGGATTTTTACCACTGGAGCTTGCAATTCCACCGGTGTCGTTGATTCCTTCCTCACCTGGCCGTGTTAGATAGTTGGAGCACTACCCATTCCTTACATCCAATGGAATAATTGGACAGACCCTAGGTTTTGGGGGATTCCCGTTTCCGGGGTAACAAGTCTGGTATCATCTTCATCTGCCTTATCTTCTTCATCCGTGCTCTTTGCCGTAACTATGGAGTTCCTCTTCTTCTGACGGGCCATCTCTACCAACGTACGTTAGCGATCCTTGCTTAACATGCGCCGAGTATTATTAGGTGCCGATTTATAAATGGGGAGGTTTCTAACATCCTATAGCACAAATTTTCCTTGCTGACAGGTTGTATATCTTGCATTAGGTGAACCACTTTGGTCATCGGAAATGTTCAATAATTCTTATATTACAAATGCTTTTCatagaaaaaaatttaaatttcgtCGCTCTGGttttaagaaaacaaaaaaaaaaaaatggaagattCGAAAGGGGATGAAAGAGTGAAAGAAGTTAAAATAATAGAAGCGAAGTTCCAAATTCATCGAGTTTCCGCTTTTCTCTTCACAAGTTCTACGATTATGTTTATAGCAAGCAAAAGTCATTATTAGTGCACATCAAAGACAGATAATGTTACACGAAAGTAAACAATTTATTTTGCCTTGAATATTTTGTTTGAGTGAAAGAATTTTGCCTCCATAGAGTCAGTCGCTTTCTGCAATTGTGTTCCCTATTTGTTTCGTATTCTCTTTGCTAGTTGATGCAATTAGTTTTGACCAATAGAAGGGAATTACATTAAGATGAAGAGCGAGCCCACTTTAGCTCCTCAAATCCCAAATGAATGCAGAAATCTTATTTAAAGCCAAACAGAAAAGTGATCCAACGGACTGGCAAGCATGTTAGAAATATGAACCAAGAGTCTAAAAAAggacacaaatattaattaattaattgaactCGGACGACACATCTTCACAAAAACAAAGTGCACCAGAAACACAGATTTATGAACATAAAACCCAATTAGCCAAAAGTTCTTAAGCTCTGGTCGACATGTCAAATAAGACCTAGGACATACCAAATTCCAGAACACTGGTCAAATCACATCAGAACCAAACACCCCCACTACAAATAATAATGGATAAAAAGGAAACACAATTAATAATGATGTAAATCGAGTTAGACCTAGCAAGTTACACCAATGCAATGCTGCTCTCACCACCTGGAGGCTTACGAACCCCGCCATAGAAGTCCCGAGATTCTACTTTTCCATCCGCAAATATATTACTTCCACTCATTTCTCGCAACTTTGTTGAACTCAGTTGCTTCTCAGCTGATGCTGGAGGAGTATCGCCCTTGAAAATGTCATTTCCGGTGAGCTCTGCAAGTTTCTTCTCAGGAATCTTCTTGGCTGTCTTGACCGCTTGTTCATCACCAGACACATCACCCTGTCAAAAGATTAAAAGAACCAAGGCTGAACATATTTTGCTGACAAATGATACAGGGAATCAGAAATCGGATGGAGAAACAATGAGAAGAGAGATGTTAAGCTAGTGTCTGAGCACTCAACTCCTCGCCTGACCCGTCCTGAGGTGAAGCTAAGCCAAGATTTTTTAGCTAAAGCCTGATAACATACACAGAGACTCCGCATTTTTAGGATTAAAGACTAACGGGAGTACAAACAGTTTCTTGTGGTTTCATTTAGATAGTCTACTAACACTAATGATAGTTCTACTACAAGGGCACTGAATGTTGCAGTTCGTTGATTTCAACCTCTATGCTCCTGATGCCATTGCTGCTCTACAAAGTAATGGGATAAATGTTGACCCTAGGCAATGCAAAACAGAATGTGGGATATGCAAGTTTATAGGTCGAACATAAAGATATTGATAGATGTACATACATTATTTGCAGGTTCTCCAATGGTAATGCTTTCTCTTAGTGCTAAAGCACGAGCAGCCAATGGACGAGGTTGAATTTCAGGTGGAGGAGCAAAGATGTCATGGCCAACAAGCTCCTTGGTCTTTGCATCAGAAAGTTGTTTCTTCAACTTCATCTCAGCCTCACTTTCTAGAGTTCCACTTAGTTCCCTCTGCTTTGCCACTTCAGGGATAGTGACCGGCTTCTTTGGGGACACAGTATCCTCTTCACCAAATGAAATTTGACTAATACCAGCTACAGCTTGCTGGGGACAAAAAGCAGGTGTAAAAAGTCAGCTCGTAAGGTTATATATAGATAGGATAGGAAGTCCACAGATGATTATGTATGTACATAGGATGGGAGACCATATATGATGAACTGATTAAATACTAGATAACATAAACTAGGACGCATACCTGATACATCCTTCTATTAGGGATGGCATTAGCACTGTCAGATTCTAAACTGCCATTTTCTCCATCAGCTACAAAAATACCGCTACCTGTCATCTCCTTTAGTTTATAACCCGAACAAGGCTTCCTGAGACAGTGCCAAACCTAACAGTTTCAGCTTATCTAATACAACTTAAGTAACAAATAATGAAAAAGATACAACATTCCAATAATCATAGATGTCAGAGACATTGAGATGCCAGGAAAATACAGAACAATAAAGGCATTTCAAATAATGGAGGTGATGAATAATATTCGAGGGACAAAATACCATGACTAACACAATCCAATATCTCATTTTCTGTCAAATATGACTTATGTGATGTCAATAATTGATAAAGCACTATCCAGACAAAGATTTCTTGTTAAGATGTTTAAATCGACTTCTAGATAACGCAACACACATATTGCTGAGTGCAGATCTGAATGCATGAATGAGATTCAGATATATCACATAAAAATGTAATATCCTAAGGTCAGAACTTAACTAAATTAGCAGAATATTACAAAAGCATTGGCCAGAAATTGTCAAATTGATACAATTACTACTACAACAGCTCATTCCAAACTAGTTGAGATCGACAATATAAATCATTTAAATCAATTCTACTT
The nucleotide sequence above comes from Nicotiana tabacum cultivar K326 chromosome 12, ASM71507v2, whole genome shotgun sequence. Encoded proteins:
- the LOC142167099 gene encoding uncharacterized protein LOC142167099; translated protein: MIISSWNIRGINKPYKQKELKAFLFKNKITVLGCLETKVKTWNAKKVRIKIGNDWEVFANYTHAPNGKIWILWKTQHVKVKVILAGAQLVHCEVRDKHSDVTCCLTFVYGYNTIEKRQEIWTQLRQIHSNMVEVWLVLGDFNTMISVSDRINGNPISQTEVEDFQKCIADNGLGQLNRKGCQWSWCNKREDADIIYSNIDWALGNSYWFMKYSSIEAVYENYEDEEFNQMV
- the LOC107825153 gene encoding uncharacterized protein LOC107825153, with the protein product MEKSTPVRKSHTSTADLLTWSENPPENSPAIGSAAFSARSRQPSDGIQKVVFGGQVTDDEVESLNKRKPCSGYKLKEMTGSGIFVADGENGSLESDSANAIPNRRMYQQAVAGISQISFGEEDTVSPKKPVTIPEVAKQRELSGTLESEAEMKLKKQLSDAKTKELVGHDIFAPPPEIQPRPLAARALALRESITIGEPANNGDVSGDEQAVKTAKKIPEKKLAELTGNDIFKGDTPPASAEKQLSSTKLREMSGSNIFADGKVESRDFYGGVRKPPGGESSIALV